A section of the Spirosoma pollinicola genome encodes:
- a CDS encoding YihY/virulence factor BrkB family protein, whose product MTAKSFFTNTWTVIKDAFSGFMDDRCLKLSAALAYYTVFSLAPLLVLIISVVSIFLGQDAIQGEIFSQINGLVGNEAAKQIQDMIKSVSLSGKTNSALAIGIVTLIIGATSIFVEIQDSVNMIWRVKAKPKRGWLKLIKDRLLSSSLVVSLGFLLLVSLIVNGLVLAMSGFLTRYIPGLGVYIISAVNFMISTGVVATLFAVIFKVLPDAKISWKDVRWGALFTALLFMLGRYLIGLYIETTSTSSAYGAAGSLIVILTWIYYTAAILYFGAEFTQAYANHFGIKIEPADYAVYVEQTERERDVKTIPIQQKVDAGKK is encoded by the coding sequence ATGACTGCTAAATCATTTTTCACTAACACCTGGACTGTTATCAAAGACGCCTTTAGTGGCTTTATGGATGATCGGTGTTTAAAGCTTAGTGCCGCTTTAGCGTATTATACTGTTTTTTCGCTGGCCCCTTTGTTGGTATTAATCATTTCTGTGGTGAGTATTTTTCTGGGACAGGATGCTATTCAGGGAGAAATATTTTCGCAGATCAACGGGCTGGTAGGAAACGAAGCCGCCAAACAGATACAGGATATGATCAAGAGCGTCAGTTTGTCGGGGAAAACAAATTCGGCTCTGGCGATTGGCATCGTTACGCTGATCATTGGCGCAACCAGCATCTTTGTGGAGATTCAGGATTCTGTCAATATGATCTGGCGCGTAAAAGCCAAACCCAAGCGTGGCTGGCTGAAATTGATCAAAGACCGGCTTCTGTCTTCATCGCTAGTCGTCAGCTTAGGATTTTTACTACTCGTTTCGCTGATTGTTAACGGGTTAGTGCTGGCGATGAGCGGTTTCCTGACGCGCTACATACCCGGCCTGGGCGTCTATATAATCAGCGCCGTTAATTTTATGATCAGCACAGGCGTAGTTGCCACGCTCTTCGCAGTTATTTTCAAGGTCCTGCCCGACGCCAAAATTTCGTGGAAAGATGTTCGCTGGGGGGCTCTGTTTACGGCTCTGCTGTTCATGCTTGGCCGCTACCTGATTGGCCTGTATATCGAAACAACCAGCACCAGTTCCGCCTATGGAGCCGCCGGGTCGCTCATTGTGATTCTGACATGGATCTATTACACAGCCGCTATTCTTTATTTCGGGGCTGAGTTCACTCAGGCGTATGCGAATCACTTTGGCATAAAAATCGAACCGGC
- a CDS encoding (2Fe-2S)-binding protein, translating to MNSAVETYPPDQRPPSLPPIQSVKLTVNGKETELKIAPWTTLLDALREYMDLTGTKKGCDHGQCGACTVLVNGKRINSCLTLAVMQEDAQITTIEGLADTVNGSAGGLHPLQKAFIEHDAFQCGYCTPGQICSAVGLMNEGKVRTTADIRELMSGNICRCGAYTNIVDAIEDVMNLKTA from the coding sequence ATGAACTCTGCTGTAGAAACGTATCCGCCCGACCAGCGACCGCCTTCGCTGCCCCCGATTCAGTCGGTCAAATTGACTGTCAATGGCAAAGAAACCGAACTGAAAATTGCTCCCTGGACCACGCTTCTCGATGCACTTCGGGAGTATATGGACTTGACCGGTACCAAAAAAGGGTGTGATCATGGACAATGCGGGGCCTGTACCGTATTGGTTAATGGCAAACGCATCAACTCCTGTTTAACACTAGCTGTGATGCAGGAAGATGCTCAAATTACAACTATTGAAGGTCTTGCTGATACTGTAAACGGTTCAGCAGGTGGATTACACCCCTTACAAAAAGCATTTATAGAACATGATGCTTTTCAATGTGGCTACTGTACGCCCGGCCAGATTTGTTCGGCAGTTGGGTTGATGAACGAAGGCAAAGTGAGAACTACCGCTGATATTCGTGAACTTATGAGTGGTAATATTTGCCGCTGTGGAGCCTACACAAACATTGTGGATGCCATTGAAGACGTCATGAACCTGAAAACCGCATGA